One genomic window of Campylobacter curvus includes the following:
- a CDS encoding dicarboxylate/amino acid:cation symporter, translated as MSEQKGGIFSFYFKSNLLVRILIGLIVGAIFGIVFQNAGQAIEFLQPFGDLFIRLLKMIMVPVIVCTLIVGTSSISPAQLGKVGVKIIIFYLITSLFAIIIGLFVGAVIAPGEGMMLENIAGTAKEAKAPTLVQILLDIVPTNPFGSVAKGEVLPTICFCVFFGIALAFCRDSKDEKVKNSADVVFSFFEGMSEVMFKVVGWVMQYAPIGVFALIFIVFSKSGADAFGPLLSVTISVYIGLLLQIVLVYCVICLIYKLSPIKFLKKVRPPMVTAFVTRSSGATIPVSMETAEKDMGVPRSIFGFTIPVGATINMDGTTIYLGVCAIFIANIVGVPLNFSQQLTVVLTAVLASIGTAGVPGAGAIMLLMVLESVGLKVEAGSVVAIAYGMILGIDAILDMGRTSMNVVGDMVGAVIVAKSENELDMEVWNR; from the coding sequence ATGAGCGAGCAAAAAGGCGGAATTTTCTCTTTTTATTTTAAGAGCAACCTGCTTGTGAGGATTTTGATAGGCCTTATCGTGGGTGCTATTTTTGGTATCGTTTTTCAAAATGCAGGCCAGGCGATCGAGTTTTTGCAGCCATTTGGAGACCTTTTCATTAGGCTTTTAAAGATGATAATGGTGCCCGTGATCGTCTGCACCCTCATCGTAGGAACGAGCTCCATCTCGCCGGCTCAGCTTGGCAAGGTCGGCGTAAAGATCATTATATTTTATCTGATAACGTCACTTTTTGCCATTATCATCGGACTTTTTGTGGGTGCGGTCATAGCTCCTGGCGAGGGGATGATGCTAGAAAACATCGCTGGCACGGCTAAGGAGGCCAAGGCTCCGACCTTGGTGCAAATTTTGCTTGACATCGTGCCGACGAATCCTTTTGGCTCGGTGGCTAAGGGCGAAGTGCTACCTACCATTTGTTTTTGCGTATTTTTTGGTATCGCACTTGCATTTTGCCGTGATAGCAAAGACGAAAAGGTCAAAAATTCAGCCGATGTCGTGTTTTCGTTTTTTGAGGGCATGAGCGAGGTCATGTTCAAAGTCGTCGGCTGGGTCATGCAATACGCCCCTATCGGCGTTTTCGCGCTTATTTTCATCGTTTTTTCAAAGAGCGGTGCGGATGCTTTCGGACCGCTCTTGAGCGTCACGATCAGCGTTTATATAGGCCTTTTGCTTCAGATCGTTTTGGTTTATTGCGTGATCTGCTTGATCTATAAACTAAGCCCTATAAAATTCTTAAAAAAGGTTCGTCCGCCGATGGTGACGGCCTTTGTGACGCGTTCATCCGGTGCTACGATACCTGTGTCTATGGAGACGGCGGAAAAAGATATGGGCGTGCCAAGAAGCATCTTTGGCTTTACTATCCCGGTGGGAGCTACGATAAATATGGACGGAACTACCATATATCTTGGCGTTTGCGCGATCTTTATCGCAAACATCGTGGGTGTGCCGCTAAATTTTTCGCAGCAGCTCACGGTCGTTTTGACCGCTGTTTTGGCCTCGATCGGGACAGCCGGAGTGCCTGGCGCCGGTGCTATCATGCTTTTGATGGTGCTTGAGTCGGTCGGTCTAAAAGTGGAGGCCGGAAGCGTCGTAGCCATAGCTTATGGCATGATACTTGGTATAGATGCTATCCTCGATATGGGTAGGACATCGATGAATGTAGTCGGTGATATGGTCGGTGCGGTCATAGTCGCCAAGAGTGAAAACGAACTGGATATGGAGGTATGGAACAGATGA
- a CDS encoding peptidylprolyl isomerase has translation MREELKIYDVDLDELRKSRFAVLSTEKGDITLELFADEAPQAAANFVELIKSGFYNGLNFHRVIPNFVIQGGCPNGNGMGGPGWRIKCECDGQKVKHERGSLSMAHAGRDTGGSQFFICHSPQPHLNGVHTVFGKCANEESLKVLDSIRQGDKIILAQIKESL, from the coding sequence ATGCGTGAAGAGTTAAAAATTTACGATGTGGATCTAGACGAACTAAGAAAGTCGAGATTTGCCGTCCTTAGTACCGAAAAAGGCGACATAACGCTTGAGCTTTTTGCAGACGAAGCTCCGCAAGCGGCCGCAAATTTCGTAGAGCTCATAAAAAGCGGCTTTTACAACGGGCTGAATTTTCACCGTGTGATACCAAATTTCGTCATACAAGGCGGTTGCCCCAACGGAAACGGCATGGGAGGTCCTGGCTGGCGCATAAAATGCGAATGCGACGGGCAAAAGGTAAAACATGAGCGTGGTAGCCTATCTATGGCGCATGCGGGTCGCGATACTGGCGGTTCGCAGTTTTTCATCTGTCATAGTCCGCAGCCTCATCTAAACGGCGTTCATACGGTATTTGGAAAATGTGCGAACGAAGAGAGCCTAAAGGTGCTAGACAGCATCAGACAGGGCGATAAGATCATCTTAGCACAGATAAAAGAAAGCCTGTAA
- the pckA gene encoding phosphoenolpyruvate carboxykinase (ATP) produces the protein MVNELENLGLSDIKKINHNLSYDELFELEKARGEGRVSSNGTFMVDTGIFTGRSPKDKYFVKQDPSQKYIAWGKINQPISKELFDKLLAKAKKQLSGKEIFIQDAFCGASEKSKKSVRFVTEVAWQAHFVKNMFIRPSEAELAKFSPDFVVYNACKCKNEDYKNDGLHSDVFVIFNVEENVAVIGGTWYGGEMKKGIFSMMNYWLPLEGKLSMHCSANIGKAGDTALFFGLSGTGKTTLSTDPNRKLIGDDEHGWDDDGVFNFEGGCYAKCINLDPSSEPEIYAAIRRDALLENVVADENGAVDYKDGSKTENTRVSYPIYHIDNYEPSSSGGHPKNIIFLTADAFGVLPPVAKLSKEQAMYYFLSGYTAKVAGTERGITEPVATFSACFGEPFMPLHPTVYAKLLGEKIDKHGVNVYLVNTGWSGGAYGTGKRMSIKATRACINAILDGSITKCEFENFEKFDLAIPKELAGVETKLLNPINTWANASEYIATRGKLAKMFVENFKRYEDVKEGVEFAKAGPKA, from the coding sequence ATGGTAAATGAACTAGAAAATTTAGGCTTGAGTGACATCAAAAAGATCAATCACAACCTTAGCTACGATGAGCTTTTCGAGCTTGAAAAGGCTCGCGGCGAAGGGCGCGTGTCAAGCAACGGCACATTTATGGTGGATACTGGCATCTTCACGGGTCGCAGCCCGAAAGATAAATACTTCGTAAAACAAGATCCTAGCCAAAAATACATCGCCTGGGGCAAGATAAATCAACCTATCTCAAAAGAGCTTTTCGACAAGCTTCTAGCAAAAGCCAAAAAGCAGCTTAGCGGCAAGGAAATTTTCATCCAAGACGCATTTTGCGGGGCGAGCGAAAAGAGTAAAAAGTCCGTGCGTTTTGTGACCGAAGTTGCGTGGCAGGCGCATTTTGTAAAAAATATGTTTATCCGCCCGAGTGAGGCGGAACTAGCTAAATTTAGCCCAGATTTCGTCGTTTATAACGCTTGCAAATGCAAAAACGAGGACTACAAAAATGACGGGCTGCACTCGGATGTATTCGTCATTTTCAACGTCGAGGAAAACGTCGCTGTCATCGGCGGTACGTGGTATGGCGGCGAGATGAAAAAAGGAATTTTCTCGATGATGAACTACTGGCTGCCGCTTGAAGGCAAGCTAAGCATGCACTGCTCGGCAAACATCGGCAAGGCGGGCGATACCGCGCTATTTTTCGGACTTAGCGGCACGGGCAAGACGACGCTTTCGACCGACCCCAATCGCAAGCTAATAGGCGATGACGAGCACGGCTGGGACGATGATGGCGTGTTTAACTTCGAGGGCGGTTGCTACGCGAAGTGTATCAATCTCGATCCAAGCAGCGAGCCTGAAATTTACGCTGCCATTAGGCGCGATGCACTGCTTGAGAACGTCGTCGCGGACGAAAACGGAGCGGTTGATTACAAAGACGGTAGCAAGACCGAAAACACCCGCGTGAGCTACCCGATCTATCACATCGACAACTACGAGCCAAGCTCAAGCGGCGGACATCCTAAAAACATCATCTTTCTAACGGCCGACGCATTCGGCGTTTTGCCACCGGTGGCAAAGCTTAGCAAAGAGCAGGCGATGTATTATTTCCTAAGCGGCTACACCGCCAAGGTTGCCGGCACCGAGCGGGGTATCACCGAGCCTGTGGCGACGTTTAGCGCGTGCTTTGGCGAGCCTTTCATGCCGCTACACCCGACCGTTTATGCAAAGCTTCTTGGCGAGAAGATCGATAAACACGGCGTCAATGTCTATCTGGTAAATACCGGCTGGAGCGGCGGAGCGTATGGCACGGGCAAGCGCATGAGTATCAAGGCGACTCGCGCGTGCATAAACGCGATACTTGACGGCAGCATCACGAAGTGTGAATTTGAAAATTTTGAAAAATTTGACCTCGCAATACCAAAGGAGCTAGCAGGCGTCGAAACCAAGCTGCTAAACCCGATAAACACGTGGGCAAACGCGAGCGAATATATCGCTACACGCGGTAAGCTAGCCAAGATGTTCGTAGAAAATTTCAAACGCTACGAAGACGTGAAAGAGGGCGTGGAATTTGCCAAAGCCGGTCCAAAAGCTTAA
- a CDS encoding biotin/lipoyl-containing protein, protein MAKKFIDIMDTTFRDGFQSVYGARVLMDDFFPAVEAAKEAGIKHFEFGGGARFQSLYFYLNEDAFTMMDKFRVIVGEGVNLQTLARGVNTVTLDTGSRELIDLHAKMFKKHGTTTIRNFDALNDVENLKYSGERIVHHGLKHEVVVTMMDLPPNCVGAHDVAFYERILRQILDADIPYHSVCFKDASGTSSPQKVYETIKMARKLLPQDTHIRLHTHETAGVSVACYLAALEAGADGIDLAASPVSGGTSQPDILTMLHAVKGKNFDLGGLDVEKILKYESVLRDCLSDYFTPPEAIQVSPLIPFSPMPGGALTANTQMMRDNNILDKFPAVIEAMREVVEKGGYGTSVTPVSQFYFQQAFNNVMFGKWKKIADGYGKMVLGYFGHTPCEPDSKVVKLASEQLKLKPTKENAIDIADRDESKSLKATRKILKSEGIAVTDENVFIAAACKEKGIAFLKGQAKVNVRKISQMPKEQPCTQKSTQSGRYSVVVNGSRYNVEVSEGFNDSVQVKSITEVAAEPAKNSSKSSPASHNGDAILSSVPGVVHKILIKAGDKVKKGQAIVVLEAMKMEIEVSAPKDGTISSIEVKQGQNVESSQVIARM, encoded by the coding sequence ATGGCGAAGAAATTTATCGATATTATGGATACTACGTTTCGTGACGGCTTTCAGTCGGTTTATGGTGCCAGGGTGCTTATGGACGACTTTTTCCCCGCGGTCGAAGCGGCCAAAGAGGCGGGCATAAAGCACTTTGAATTTGGCGGCGGTGCACGCTTTCAGAGTCTTTATTTTTACCTTAATGAGGACGCATTCACGATGATGGATAAATTTCGCGTCATCGTGGGCGAAGGGGTAAATTTACAGACATTGGCGCGCGGAGTAAATACCGTGACGCTCGACACCGGTAGTCGTGAGCTCATAGACCTGCATGCAAAAATGTTTAAAAAGCATGGCACGACTACGATCAGAAATTTTGACGCGCTAAACGACGTGGAAAATTTAAAATATTCGGGCGAACGCATCGTTCATCACGGCCTTAAGCATGAGGTCGTAGTCACTATGATGGATCTGCCGCCAAACTGCGTAGGAGCGCATGATGTAGCGTTTTACGAGAGGATTTTAAGGCAAATTTTAGACGCGGACATACCTTATCACAGTGTCTGTTTTAAGGACGCTAGCGGCACAAGCAGCCCGCAAAAGGTCTATGAAACTATCAAAATGGCTCGCAAACTTCTCCCACAAGATACTCATATCCGCCTTCATACTCATGAGACCGCCGGTGTCAGCGTAGCATGTTATCTCGCCGCGCTTGAGGCCGGAGCTGATGGCATCGATCTGGCCGCAAGTCCAGTCAGCGGAGGCACCAGCCAGCCTGATATACTCACGATGCTGCACGCCGTAAAGGGTAAAAATTTCGACCTTGGCGGGCTTGATGTGGAGAAAATTTTAAAATATGAAAGCGTATTGAGAGATTGTTTGAGCGATTATTTCACCCCGCCTGAAGCCATACAGGTAAGCCCTCTCATCCCGTTTTCGCCGATGCCGGGCGGTGCGCTCACTGCAAATACTCAAATGATGCGTGACAACAATATCCTTGATAAATTCCCCGCCGTGATAGAAGCTATGCGCGAGGTCGTCGAAAAGGGCGGTTACGGCACGAGCGTAACGCCTGTCAGTCAGTTTTATTTCCAGCAAGCTTTTAATAACGTGATGTTTGGCAAATGGAAAAAGATAGCCGACGGATACGGCAAAATGGTGCTTGGCTACTTCGGTCATACTCCTTGTGAGCCTGATAGCAAGGTCGTAAAGCTAGCCAGCGAACAGCTAAAGCTAAAGCCAACCAAAGAAAACGCCATCGATATCGCAGATCGCGATGAGAGTAAGTCGCTTAAAGCTACGCGTAAAATTTTAAAGAGCGAGGGTATAGCCGTTACCGACGAAAACGTATTTATCGCTGCTGCTTGCAAGGAAAAGGGCATAGCATTTTTAAAGGGCCAGGCAAAGGTCAATGTAAGAAAGATAAGTCAAATGCCAAAAGAGCAGCCATGCACGCAAAAATCCACTCAAAGCGGCAGGTATAGCGTAGTCGTAAACGGTAGCCGCTATAATGTCGAAGTAAGCGAGGGCTTTAACGATAGCGTGCAGGTAAAAAGCATAACCGAAGTTGCCGCAGAGCCCGCTAAAAATTCGTCTAAAAGCTCACCCGCCAGTCATAATGGCGACGCCATACTTAGCTCGGTGCCGGGAGTAGTGCATAAAATTTTGATCAAAGCAGGCGATAAGGTCAAGAAAGGGCAAGCTATCGTCGTGCTAGAAGCTATGAAAATGGAGATAGAAGTCTCCGCTCCAAAAGACGGCACGATAAGCTCGATCGAAGTAAAGCAGGGGCAAAATGTAGAAAGCTCTCAGGTTATAGCCAGGATGTAG
- a CDS encoding GNAT family N-acetyltransferase, with translation MKGVISNARRHDAKRCIELLNLALEDISFYLSGVRDKIQSDEILASFFESEDSHLSYKNVFVYKVGENIVGAVCAYWGADSIKYNEPLMRNFKRLGISRQIDAECFEDEFYIDSIAVDGNFRKQGIATKLISHICEIAKQRGHSKVALLVDEDKQKTEAFYGSLGFRQDTTKIVNSHKYHHMIKEIL, from the coding sequence ATGAAAGGTGTGATTTCAAATGCGCGAAGGCACGATGCCAAACGCTGCATAGAGCTGCTGAATTTAGCTTTAGAGGATATCTCGTTTTATCTTAGCGGGGTGCGAGACAAGATACAAAGCGATGAGATACTAGCTTCGTTTTTTGAGAGTGAAGATAGCCACTTGAGTTACAAAAACGTATTTGTTTATAAAGTCGGTGAAAATATAGTCGGTGCTGTTTGTGCGTATTGGGGTGCAGATAGTATAAAATACAACGAACCTCTTATGAGGAATTTCAAGAGGCTTGGTATAAGCAGGCAGATAGATGCTGAATGTTTTGAGGACGAATTTTACATAGACAGCATCGCCGTAGATGGAAATTTTAGAAAACAAGGCATAGCGACCAAGCTCATAAGCCATATATGCGAGATAGCCAAACAAAGAGGCCATAGCAAAGTGGCTTTGCTAGTAGATGAAGATAAGCAAAAAACAGAAGCGTTTTATGGTAGTTTGGGCTTTAGGCAAGATACGACGAAGATCGTGAATTCACACAAATATCATCATATGATAAAGGAGATATTATGA
- a CDS encoding heavy-metal-associated domain-containing protein, with product MKKFQVANIHCENCAKTIKNALEDEFGEIYVDLNSEPRLVSVDIADSDVDKFKTEIEDLGFEVLQEVK from the coding sequence ATGAAAAAATTTCAAGTTGCAAATATCCACTGCGAAAACTGCGCAAAAACGATAAAAAATGCACTCGAGGACGAATTTGGCGAAATTTACGTCGATCTAAACAGCGAGCCAAGGCTAGTTAGCGTAGATATCGCCGATAGTGATGTGGATAAATTCAAGACCGAGATAGAAGATCTTGGCTTTGAGGTCTTGCAAGAGGTCAAATAA
- a CDS encoding cation:dicarboxylate symporter family transporter has product MIPQYIKNANFATKLLFNLAFWVVLGIVAGVLVGHFYPELGIASKPGIDYFIKALKWLIGPIIFLTIISGIVGLESLKDLGTIGFKAFIYFEVVSTLALAVGILFGEVLRPGHGMNIDPATLDTSSVDKFIKASDGSANLGFVEHVLHILKGAIPPDPISPFIHANTLQVLFMALVVAIVLSFLNNDHKKLVLKPLEKIQHYVLKLLAILMLFSPVAAFSAMAFLIGKFGISSLLGMVELLLVMAAASCFFIFIVLGIICYFAKVNIFKFMRFISREVLVVFATSSSETALAPLMQKLESAGINKGAVGLIIPTGYSFNLDCTNIYLSLSIIFLSYATNVDLTIGHLISILIVLMITSKGAVGVTGSGFIVLAGTLAALPSTGIAVASVAILLGVDKFMSEMRAVGNLCGNAVGCMIVSIWDKKVDMDKFRYALDHPEEYHFHS; this is encoded by the coding sequence TTGATACCACAATACATAAAAAACGCAAATTTTGCGACAAAGTTGCTCTTCAACCTCGCGTTTTGGGTCGTTTTAGGCATCGTAGCCGGCGTGCTGGTGGGGCATTTCTACCCAGAGCTTGGTATCGCCAGCAAGCCCGGGATCGATTATTTCATCAAGGCCTTGAAATGGCTCATCGGACCGATCATTTTTCTAACCATCATCTCCGGTATCGTGGGGCTTGAGAGTCTAAAAGATCTCGGCACGATCGGCTTTAAAGCGTTTATCTACTTTGAAGTCGTGAGCACGCTTGCCCTTGCCGTGGGAATTTTATTCGGTGAGGTTTTACGCCCGGGTCATGGCATGAATATCGACCCTGCTACGCTAGATACCTCCAGCGTGGATAAATTTATAAAAGCTAGCGACGGCTCGGCTAATCTTGGCTTTGTCGAGCACGTGCTACACATCCTAAAAGGTGCTATCCCACCTGATCCTATCTCACCATTTATCCATGCAAATACGCTTCAAGTGCTATTTATGGCGCTAGTAGTCGCGATCGTGCTTTCGTTTTTAAACAACGATCACAAAAAGCTCGTGCTAAAGCCGCTAGAAAAGATCCAGCACTATGTGCTAAAATTACTTGCCATTTTGATGCTGTTTAGTCCGGTCGCAGCGTTTTCGGCAATGGCGTTTTTGATCGGTAAATTTGGCATCAGCTCGCTACTAGGCATGGTCGAGCTACTACTCGTGATGGCGGCTGCATCGTGCTTTTTCATCTTTATCGTGCTGGGTATCATCTGCTATTTCGCAAAGGTCAATATCTTTAAATTTATGCGCTTCATATCGCGCGAAGTACTAGTCGTCTTTGCCACCAGCTCCAGCGAGACAGCACTAGCTCCCCTCATGCAAAAGCTAGAGTCCGCCGGCATCAACAAAGGCGCCGTAGGCCTCATCATACCGACTGGCTACTCATTCAACCTAGACTGCACGAACATCTACCTAAGCCTTAGTATCATTTTCCTATCATACGCGACAAATGTCGATCTCACGATCGGGCATCTAATCAGCATCCTAATCGTACTGATGATCACCAGCAAAGGGGCTGTGGGCGTGACGGGATCAGGATTTATAGTATTAGCAGGCACACTCGCCGCACTCCCTAGCACGGGCATCGCGGTAGCTAGCGTGGCGATATTGCTAGGCGTGGATAAATTTATGTCCGAGATGCGCGCGGTAGGCAACCTCTGCGGAAACGCCGTGGGCTGCATGATAGTCTCTATCTGGGACAAAAAAGTGGATATGGATAAATTTAGATACGCTTTGGATCATCCAGAAGAGTATCATTTTCACTCATGA
- a CDS encoding CAP domain-containing protein codes for MPKPVQKLKFGLLVGAILLAGCEDSREQNAPLKSAKQPTVSLISYDSALEYLNAYRNGSQLKSLKFNDDLALGAKNHARYCTTNEYMGHDETRGSKNFTGANPAERAKFAGYQAASVFENIAYKEDFTSAIDGLFTAIYHRFAFLSPSVDEVGYFMAKDEKFSSFVFLIGNSKIENFCKKGLSDGGSGKFYTRVCANEDLKMRADRLESLTYSSRPYVKFPEGMPVLPYFSGESPDPFPECKITANPVSIELSQNFKNIKMLNFEIYKDSERLKDLKILDVKNDVNKKFSPQQFAAFSREVFDFDAQYQAVFSYERDGVRQDDIKWSFKTKGFSHPYFEAAGGDVLGVDADKTYEIFFRPKNCNDVIKRYDYKYPKSLSPDIKQSGTNTLSVNLSGLKGDSLEILLNNATPVKVVLTSSSQKALEKRRGYLIKGVLVALTAIFAFALIWLNFKRSK; via the coding sequence TTGCCAAAGCCGGTCCAAAAGCTTAAATTTGGACTGCTTGTAGGAGCGATTTTGCTTGCGGGCTGCGAGGACTCCCGCGAGCAAAACGCACCGCTAAAATCCGCTAAACAGCCGACTGTCTCGCTGATATCCTACGATAGTGCGCTAGAGTATCTAAACGCATATCGAAACGGCTCACAGCTTAAAAGCCTGAAATTTAACGACGACCTCGCACTGGGCGCTAAAAACCATGCCAGATACTGCACCACAAACGAATACATGGGACACGACGAGACGAGAGGTAGTAAAAATTTCACCGGCGCAAACCCGGCGGAGCGAGCGAAATTCGCCGGGTATCAAGCCGCAAGCGTGTTTGAAAACATAGCTTACAAAGAGGATTTTACCTCCGCGATCGACGGGCTTTTTACGGCGATATATCATAGATTTGCATTTTTGAGTCCTAGCGTCGATGAGGTCGGGTATTTCATGGCAAAGGATGAGAAATTTTCCTCTTTCGTCTTTTTGATAGGAAATTCCAAGATCGAAAATTTTTGCAAAAAGGGCTTGAGCGACGGCGGAAGCGGGAAATTTTACACCCGTGTCTGCGCGAACGAAGATCTCAAGATGCGCGCAGATAGGCTTGAGAGCCTCACTTACTCAAGCAGACCTTATGTAAAATTTCCTGAGGGCATGCCAGTGCTACCTTATTTTAGCGGCGAGAGCCCGGATCCCTTCCCCGAGTGCAAGATCACTGCAAATCCCGTCAGCATCGAGCTTAGCCAAAATTTTAAAAATATAAAAATGCTAAATTTCGAGATATATAAAGATAGCGAGCGGCTTAAAGATCTAAAAATTTTAGACGTCAAAAACGATGTCAACAAAAAATTTAGCCCGCAGCAGTTTGCGGCGTTTTCGCGCGAAGTGTTTGACTTTGACGCGCAGTATCAAGCGGTCTTTAGCTACGAGAGAGACGGCGTCAGACAAGATGACATAAAATGGAGCTTTAAGACAAAGGGCTTTTCTCATCCATATTTCGAGGCGGCGGGCGGCGATGTTTTGGGCGTGGATGCGGACAAGACATACGAGATATTTTTCCGCCCCAAAAACTGTAACGATGTCATCAAAAGATATGACTACAAATATCCAAAATCTTTAAGTCCTGACATCAAACAAAGCGGAACGAACACGCTTAGCGTAAATTTAAGCGGACTAAAGGGCGATAGCCTAGAGATCTTGCTAAATAACGCAACTCCTGTAAAGGTCGTGCTCACAAGCAGTTCGCAAAAGGCTCTCGAAAAAAGGCGAGGATATCTCATAAAAGGCGTACTGGTCGCATTGACGGCTATCTTTGCGTTTGCGCTGATATGGCTAAATTTTAAGAGATCAAAGTAA
- the cuyB gene encoding cysteate racemase, which yields MKCLGIIGGMGPLASADLYKKMTELTPATCDQEHLHIVIDSYSQIEDRTKFIMGEGPSPLPKLVEGAKRLKNAGCEALLMSCNTAHFFAEDIQKQAGVKILHIARAAVDAIKGRYPDAKDIAVIATSGTKKARVYDKILDEYGLNSVSFTKEQQDGIMDCIYKGVKAGKTQEFVPIFNKIINGIKADVYIAACTEIPMFLPFLDRDYKFIDATLELAKVGVEFGLERKI from the coding sequence ATGAAATGCCTAGGGATAATCGGCGGCATGGGGCCGCTGGCAAGTGCCGATCTTTACAAGAAAATGACGGAACTAACGCCTGCTACGTGCGATCAAGAGCATCTGCATATAGTGATAGATTCTTATTCGCAGATAGAGGATAGGACGAAATTTATAATGGGCGAGGGGCCAAGTCCTCTGCCAAAGCTGGTAGAAGGCGCCAAACGGCTGAAAAATGCCGGCTGCGAGGCGCTACTGATGTCTTGCAATACAGCGCATTTTTTCGCCGAGGATATCCAAAAGCAGGCCGGAGTCAAAATTTTACATATCGCAAGGGCCGCGGTAGATGCCATAAAAGGGCGATACCCGGACGCGAAAGATATCGCTGTCATAGCAACTAGCGGCACGAAAAAAGCGCGCGTATACGATAAAATTTTAGACGAATACGGGCTAAATAGCGTGAGCTTTACAAAAGAGCAACAAGACGGGATTATGGACTGCATCTATAAGGGTGTGAAGGCCGGTAAGACGCAAGAATTCGTACCGATCTTCAACAAAATCATAAACGGGATAAAGGCTGATGTTTATATCGCCGCTTGCACCGAGATACCTATGTTTTTGCCGTTTTTGGATAGGGATTATAAATTTATAGACGCGACGCTGGAGCTCGCCAAGGTCGGTGTAGAGTTTGGACTAGAGAGGAAAATTTAG
- a CDS encoding YebC/PmpR family DNA-binding transcriptional regulator: MGRAFEYRRAAKEARWDKMSKVFPKLAKAITVAAKEGGVDPDMNPKLRAAIAAAKAENMPKDNIDAAIKRANGKDSADIKTIFYDGKAAHGVQIIVECATDNPTRTVANVKAIFSKNGGEVLPTGSLSFMFSRKSVFELNKPTTDIEEIELELIDFGLSDIEFEDDTLYVYGDYTSFGTLHEGIEKLGLEVKKGTLQYIPNSTITLSEEQMQEVERLLDKLEDDDDVQAVYTNIE, encoded by the coding sequence ATGGGACGAGCATTCGAGTATAGACGAGCGGCCAAAGAAGCGCGCTGGGACAAGATGAGCAAGGTTTTTCCAAAGCTTGCCAAAGCCATAACGGTAGCCGCCAAAGAGGGTGGCGTCGATCCTGATATGAACCCGAAGCTTCGTGCCGCCATAGCCGCCGCAAAGGCCGAAAATATGCCAAAAGACAACATCGACGCGGCTATAAAGCGCGCTAACGGCAAAGATAGCGCGGATATAAAAACGATATTTTATGACGGAAAGGCCGCACACGGCGTGCAAATAATAGTCGAGTGTGCTACCGACAATCCGACACGAACGGTCGCAAACGTAAAGGCTATATTTAGTAAAAACGGCGGCGAAGTGCTACCAACCGGGAGCCTTAGCTTCATGTTTTCAAGAAAGAGCGTCTTTGAGCTGAACAAACCTACCACAGATATCGAAGAGATCGAGCTAGAGCTGATAGACTTCGGACTAAGCGATATCGAGTTTGAGGACGACACGCTTTATGTCTATGGCGACTACACCAGCTTTGGTACGCTTCATGAAGGCATCGAAAAGCTAGGACTTGAGGTCAAAAAAGGCACGCTTCAATACATCCCAAATTCCACCATCACCTTGAGCGAGGAGCAGATGCAAGAGGTCGAAAGACTGCTTGACAAGCTAGAAGACGACGATGATGTGCAAGCTGTTTATACGAATATCGAATAA